One stretch of Variovorax sp. 54 DNA includes these proteins:
- the ppnP gene encoding pyrimidine/purine nucleoside phosphorylase, protein MTTTTDTINSAAVATKANVYFDGKCVSHNLTLADGTKKSVGVILPSTLTFNTGAPEIMEGAGGSCEYQLAGTSEWIASGPGQKFSIPGNSSFQIRVSGEPYSYICHFG, encoded by the coding sequence ATGACGACGACTACCGACACCATCAACAGCGCCGCAGTGGCCACCAAGGCCAATGTGTATTTCGACGGCAAGTGCGTGAGCCACAACCTCACGCTGGCGGACGGCACCAAGAAATCGGTCGGCGTGATCCTGCCGTCCACCCTCACCTTCAACACCGGCGCGCCTGAAATCATGGAAGGCGCCGGCGGCAGCTGCGAATACCAGCTCGCAGGCACCAGCGAATGGATCGCCTCGGGTCCCGGCCAGAAGTTCAGCATCCCCGGCAACTCCAGCTTCCAGATCCGCGTAAGCGGCGAGCCCTACAGCTACATCTGCCACTTCGGTTGA
- the argG gene encoding argininosuccinate synthase, producing the protein MSTILQNVPAGQKVGIAFSGGLDTSAALHWMKLKGAVPYAYTANLGQPDEPDYDEIPRKAMLYGAENARLIDCRVQLANEGIAALQAGAFHVTTAGVTYFNTTPLGRAVTGTMLVSAMKEDDVHIWGDGSTYKGNDIERFYRYGLLTNPALKIYKPWLDQVFIDELGGRAEMSAFMQKAGFAYKMSSEKAYSTDSNMLGATHEAKDLEHLNSGMQIVQPIMGVAFWKDEVEVKRETVSVRFEEGVPVALNGVRYANLVDLILEANRIGGRHGLGMSDQIENRIIEAKSRGIYEAPGLALLFIAYERLVTGIHNEDTIEQYRDNGRRLGRLLYQGRWFDPQAIMLRETAQRWVARAITGEVTVELRRGNDYSILNTESANLTYKPERLSMEKVEGAFTPLDRIGQLTMRNLDIVDTREKLAIYTRVGLLSSGEGASLPKLANDGDAS; encoded by the coding sequence ATGTCGACCATTCTCCAAAACGTTCCCGCCGGCCAGAAGGTCGGCATCGCCTTCTCGGGCGGCCTGGACACCAGCGCGGCGCTGCACTGGATGAAGCTCAAGGGCGCGGTCCCCTACGCCTACACCGCCAACCTCGGCCAGCCCGACGAGCCCGACTACGACGAGATTCCGCGCAAGGCGATGCTCTACGGCGCCGAGAACGCCCGCCTCATCGACTGCCGCGTGCAGCTGGCCAACGAAGGCATCGCCGCCCTGCAGGCCGGCGCCTTCCATGTGACCACCGCCGGTGTCACCTACTTCAACACCACGCCGCTGGGCCGCGCCGTGACGGGCACCATGCTGGTGTCGGCCATGAAGGAAGACGACGTCCATATCTGGGGCGACGGCAGCACCTACAAGGGCAACGACATCGAGCGCTTCTACCGCTACGGCCTGCTCACCAACCCCGCGCTGAAGATCTACAAGCCCTGGCTCGACCAGGTCTTCATCGACGAGCTGGGCGGCCGCGCCGAAATGTCGGCGTTCATGCAGAAGGCCGGCTTCGCCTACAAGATGTCGTCCGAGAAGGCCTACTCGACCGACTCGAACATGCTGGGCGCCACCCACGAAGCCAAGGACCTCGAGCACCTGAACAGCGGCATGCAGATCGTGCAGCCCATCATGGGCGTGGCCTTCTGGAAGGACGAAGTCGAAGTCAAGCGCGAAACCGTCTCGGTGCGCTTCGAAGAAGGCGTGCCCGTTGCGCTGAACGGTGTGCGCTACGCGAACCTGGTCGACCTGATCCTCGAAGCCAACCGCATCGGCGGACGCCACGGCCTGGGCATGAGCGACCAGATCGAGAACCGCATCATCGAAGCCAAGAGCCGCGGCATCTACGAGGCCCCCGGCCTCGCGCTGCTGTTCATCGCCTACGAGCGCCTGGTCACCGGCATCCACAACGAAGACACCATCGAGCAGTACCGCGACAACGGCCGCCGCCTGGGTCGCCTGCTGTACCAGGGCCGCTGGTTCGACCCGCAAGCCATCATGCTGCGCGAAACGGCACAGCGCTGGGTCGCGCGCGCCATCACCGGCGAAGTGACGGTCGAGCTGCGCCGCGGCAACGACTACTCGATCCTGAACACCGAGTCGGCCAACCTCACGTACAAGCCCGAGCGCCTGAGCATGGAAAAGGTCGAGGGCGCGTTCACGCCGCTGGACCGCATCGGCCAGCTCACGATGCGCAACCTGGACATCGTCGACACGCGCGAGAAGCTCGCGATCTACACCCGTGTGGGCCTGCTCTCGTCGGGCGAAGGTGCCTCGCTGCCGAAGCTGGCGAACGACGGCGACGCGAGCTGA